The Salvelinus namaycush isolate Seneca chromosome 38, SaNama_1.0, whole genome shotgun sequence genome includes a window with the following:
- the LOC120031781 gene encoding mucin-2-like, with product MIVPWQRFLTITDYKRKSSHVSDANATLPDELNTSFSHFVQNNSELPRRAPEDNEGYLLMVSTDNVSQAVIPNCFKMSTVIPVPKKGKTGELGSMVPPGWTLVAVLLSLVSGTDVCKTFGSGVVQMFNGTVFYVRSTCPFTLTRFTHNRVDCDITVRRGENGLLEYVEINVNKIQTRILYNGTIFVEQRMVSLPYDHTYQHVFQYGINTKLRSTVLPLSVIWSSVGVGIDSLWVKLEQELVLGMTGLCGRPDIPDDRQRLIAESVLSEDGCQIMDSLLTKSTVCQKFISNYVECLQANTSKYITLCKENIYGHEQEHYVGCAFYKEIAHRCQTSYAWRTLTHCPEFSCPGELHFEEQGDAFVPTCSNPAPRTNDQDITSTCVCPQGQVLNDRAEGHYCVSVSACPCVYAGRNYAPREERRTKCQTCECDNGKWKCSQNSCPSRCVIEGQFVTTFDGKQYALPGKCTYMASKGFNWTISIHFSETTSSIQNVFLQIYQNTYRFSHNSVQFEKEEIRELHQSDNAIVFWQSSMYVQVLTSFGMKIQVQMSPDLQLYITLPQSEVGMPEGLCGNYNTDTTDDFTTSSGIVENAAEPFALSWSVGDCPVNIPKVCISTDNEIFADEKCHPLRDPSGIFAKCYDHVPTDNYHKACIQRTCTCGTGLQQCLCVALANYAKACANQGITVGDWRRATNCTVSCENNQRFDYEMQACNSTCLSLSRPDPRCGVEDAPVEGCGCLEGTHLTGGLTCTSKAQCPCHHQGGVTPPGPVIIDGRQCKCEDGELLCSEDCGCTQGKVCVHCSQLSIDTAQTTCASLSKPTSAVQSCTSGCYCPGGQLEDHRGVCVTVDNCTCQYSGRVFKAGQSVKTNCRTCTCHHAQWSCVDEPCPGTCLVYGNGHYQTFDSKWYRYDGNCQYTLVEDGCGSEAGSFSVKVESVPCCDEALTCSRTIVLDLLGNVTLTLNEMKVTRRLQGGWASLEAEPLYSTHTVGLYIMISVPSRGLTLIWDKHTRLTVILDDRWRNRVCGLCGNFDSNEMNDLQISGSSVVSSPLAFGNSWKTATPPCSDVTNEVFPCQRHSYCSAWAERRCMILRGDTFKDCHLKVDPEPYYQACVLESCSCEFEGKFLGFCTAVAAYAEACSDQDVCVRWRTPDMCPVYCDYYNEQGHSSWHYDPCGQIKTCGKNNLFTGKLEGCYPRCPAEAPYYDENTRSCSTLDNCTCYSNETMVKPGTVIRKPTEKCTCEQGRINCGPDQTTTPPEPTTTATQPTTMITTPEPTTTILTTTPEYTTTPTQPTTTPEPTTTATPSTTMISTPEPTTTILTTTPEPTTTATQPTTMITTPEPTTTILTTTPEYTTTATQPTTTPEPTTTATPSTTMISTPEPTTTILTTTPEPTTTPTQPTTTPEPTTTATQSTTIISTPEPTTTILTTTPEPTTTPIQPTTTPEPTTTATQSTTMRTTPEPTTTILTTTPEPTTTATQPTTMRSTPEPTTTILTTTPEPTTTPTQPTTTPEPTTTATQSTTMITTPEPTTTILTTTPEPTTTPTQPTTTPEPTTTATPSTTMISTPEPTTTILTTTPEPTTTATQPTTMITTPEPTTTILTTTPEPTTTATQPTTTPEPTTTATPSTTMRSTPEPTTTILTTTPEPTTTATQPTTTPEPTTTATQSTTMISTPEPTTTATPSTTMRSTPEPTTTILTTTPEPTTTATQPTTTPEPTTTATQPTTTPEPTTTATPSTTMRSTPEPTTTILTTTPEPTTTATQSTTMRSTPEPTTTILTTTPEYTTTPKQPTTTPEPTTTATQSTTMRSTPEPTTILTTTPASTTTPTQPTNTPEYTTTPTQPTTTPESTTTPTQPTTTPASTTAPTQPTATPESTTTPTQPTTTPEYTTTPTQPTTTPEYTTTPTEPTTTPEYTTTPTQPTTTPTQPTSTPESTTTPTQPTTTRTTPEYTTTLFPTIVTGPTNTQHSSPVVYVLSTTAGQNTTAEATTAYTETTTKLTSTQPTTTFSYSTTKYVEPTSTTEPTSEGPPTEATTLYTSQLTTSSTRSPTTSESTTSTRPTTMSTTISTESTTRTICECRDLKRNQIWACGEKWTEDCFNKTCKDGKIEMTSVTCPNPVRPTMCPRGQMVRVSDGCCDYWKCDCRCDVYGDPHYISFQGVTFDFLDNCTYILVKERTLRHHLTVAVDNYFCIPELDGSCAKGIILQYQNNTATVSIVPDEYRVKSTLNQKNVEPPYEENGIRFETTGYMVSVYIPEIRSHISLTPSNTLTVTLAMEHFLNNTQGQCGVCGGSSCVRRSGETEADSCCDKTAYDWIYEDPLKPECSAAPRDVPCHPPGPPPPPCPGSPLCDLLHHPVFANCSRRVDLSQLERNCRFDSCGRNDMACSPLEQAVEECKKAGICVNWRQLTNGTCAIGCPTGMVYRECQGQLDDYCHGGVRVQGRVLEEVKAGCFCLRGQFRAEEHKKICVSDCPYCKGPLGEYKQLGETWQSNCQVCTCNNRTKTEECQPNLPSPAPFCSQNSVLVTGCCGEQTCVEKTCNYNGRTYKVGDRWTDLALPCESYSCTREGTQTVKRVCPHQNCSEEDRVWDEQHCCYTCNQTCATRVSSVNITVDNCTATLQLPTCQGQCGTETRWVVARSILQLEQKWECCRVRSHERKSVNLTCTGGSVMPHLYAHVTSCECHNCSILQ from the exons ATGTGTGTAAGACTTTCGGCAGTGGAGTCGTCCAGATGTTCAACGGAACTGTATTCTACGTCCGCTCCACCTGTCCGTTCACGCTGACACGTTTTACTCACAACCGGGTGGACTGTGACATCACCGTGCGTCGAGGTGAAAACGGCCTGCTGGAATATGTCGAGATCAACGTCAACAAGATCCAGACCCGGATTCTGTACAATGGAACCATCTTCGTCGAGCAGagaat GGTGTCCCTTCCCTACGATCACACCTATCAACATGTGTTCCAGTACGGTATCAACACCAAGCTGAGGAGCACTGTTCTACCTCTGTCTGTCATCTGGAGCAGTGTGGGTGTGGGCATCGACTCTCTCTGG GTGAAACTGGAGCAGGAGCTTGTCCTTGGAATGACTGGACTCTGTGGACGACCAGATATACCAG ATGACCGTCAGCGATTGATTGCAGAGAGTGTTCTGTCAGAGGACGGGTGCCAGATCATGGACTCCCTCCTTACTAAGAGCACG GTCTGTCAGAAGTTCATCTCCAACTACGTTGAATGTCTGCAGGCTAACACAAGCAAATACATAACTCTTTGTAAAGAGAATATTTACGGACATGAACAAGAGCATTATGTAGGATGTGCGTTCTACAAAGAAATTGCCCATCGGTGTCAGACCAGCTATGCTTGGAGGACCTTGACACACTGCC CTGAGTTCAGTTGCCCAGGAGAACTACACTTTGAGGAGCAGGGTGATGCGTTTGTTCCCACCTGTTCCAACCCAGCACCTAGAACCAATGATCAGGACATCACCAGCACCTGTGTCTGCCCCCAAG GACAGGTATTGAACGATCGAGCGGAGGGCCATTACTGTGTAAGTGTGTCAGCCTGCCCATGTGTGTACGCCGGGAGGAACTATGCACCTAGGGAAGAACGCAGAACTAAATGCCAGACCTG TGAGTGCGACAATGGCAAGTGGAAATGCTCTCAGAACAGCTGCCCTAGTAGGTGTGTGATTGAAGGGCAGTTTGTGACCACGTTCGATGGGAAACAGTATGCCCTTCCCGGTAAATGCACATACATGGCCTCTAAG GGTTTTAATTGGACGATATCCATACATTTTTCTGAGACGACGTCCTCCATCCAAAACGTGTTTCTTCAGATTTACCAG AATACCTACAGATTCTCTCACAACAGTGTACAGTTTGAGAAAGAGGAAATCCGAGAGCTACATCAGTCAGACAATGCCATCGTGTTCTGGCAGTCATCCATGTACGTCCAGGTATTGACATCCTTTGGCATGAAGATCCAAGTACAGATGTCTCCAGACCTCCAGCTCTATATCACACTACCACAGAGTGAAGTAGGGATGCCAGAAG GACTTTGTGGAAACTACAATACCGATACCACTGATGACTTCACCACAAGCAGTGGTATCGTAGAAAACGCAGCGGAACCGTTTGCGCTGTCCTGGAGTGTAGGGGACTGTCCTGTTAACATACCTAAAGTCTGCATCAGCACCGACAACG AAATATTTGCAGATGAGAAGTGCCACCCCTTGAGAGACCCCAGTGGGATTTTCGCCAAGTGCTACGATCACGTGCCTACTGACAATTACCACAAG GCTTGTATCCAGAGAACGTGTACCTGTGGAACTGGGCTGCagcagtgtttgtgtgtggccCTGGCAAATTATGCTAAAGCCTGTGCCAACCAGGGAATCACAGTGGGTGACTGGAGAAGGGCCACCAACTGCA CGGTATCGTGTGAGAACAATCAGAGGTTTGACTACGAAATGCAGGCGTGCAACAGCACCTGTCTCTCCCTATCCCGGCCAGACCCCAGGTGTGGGGTGGAGGATGCACCTGTGGAGGGCTGTGGCTGCCTGGAGGGCACTCATCTGACCGGGGGGCTCACCTGTACCTCGAAGGCCCAGTGTCCATGTCACCATCAGGGAGGAGTCACACCACCAGGACCTGTTATCATCGATGGACGACAGTG CAAATGTGAGGATGGAGAATTGCTGTGCTCTGAAGATTgtg GTTGCACCCAGGGGAAGGTTTGTGTGCATTGCTCACAATTATCCATAGACACAGCTCAAACAACATGTGCCAGTCTGAGCAAACCAACA AGTGCTGTTCAGAGTTGTACAAGTGGCTGTTACTGTCCAGGGGGCCAGTTGGAAGAccataggggtgtgtgtgtcactgtggaCAACTGCACCTGTCAGTACAGCGGCAGAGTGTTCAAAGCGGGACAGAGTGTCAAGACCAACTGTAGAACATG CACCTGCCACCATGCCCAGTGGAGCTGTGTAGATGAACCATGCCCTGGTACATGCCTGGTGTATGGAAACGGACACTATCAAACCTTCGACTCTAAATGGTACCGCTACGATGGGAACTGTCAGTACACATTAGTGGAG GATGGCTGTGGTAGTGAAGCCGGCTCGTTTTCTGTCAAAGTGGAGAGTGTCCCGTGCTGTGACGAGGCTCTGACCTGTTCCCGGACCATCGTGTTAGACCTGCTG GGTAATGTCACTCTGACTCTGAATGAAATGAAGGTGACGAGACGGCTCCAAGGGGGATGGGCTTCTCTGGAGGCTGAGCCTCTGTACTCCACCCACACTGTGGGCCTCTACATCATGATCTCAGTGCCTTCGAGAGGACTAACCCTCATCTGGGACAAACACACCAGACTTACCGTCATACTGGACGACCGTTGGAGG AACCGAGTGTGTGGACTTTGCGGGAACTTCGATTCCAACGAGATGAACGATCTGCAGATAAGCGGGTCATCGGTGGTGTCCAGCCCCCTCGCCTTCGGCAACAGCTGGAAGACGGCCACACCCCCCTGCTCTGACGTGACCAATGAGGTGTTTCCGTGCCAGCGCCACTCCTACTGCTCCGCCTGGGCCGAGAGACGCTGTATGATCCTCAGGGGAGACACCTTTAAGGACTGCCACTTGAAG GTGGACCCAGAGCCCTACTACCAGGCCtgtgtgttggagtcgtgctccTGTGAGTTTGAGGGGAAGTTTTTGGGTTTCTGTACGGCCGTGGCGGCCTACGCTGAGGCATGCAGTGACCAGGACGTGTGTGTACGCTGGAGAACGCCAGACATGTGCC CGGTATACTGCGACTACTACAATGAGCAGGGCCACAGTAGCTGGCACTACGATCCCTGTGGACAGATCAAGACCTGTGGCAAAAACAACCTCTTCACTGGCAAGTTGGAAG GCTGCTACCCGAGATGCCCAGCAGAGGCTCCATACTATGATGAGAACACAAGGAGTTGCTCCACTTTGGACAACTGCACCTGTTATTCCAACGAGACTATGGTTAAACCTGGTACAGTTATCAGGAAACCCACTGAGAAATG CACTTGTGAACAGGGGCGTATTAACTGTG GTCCTGATCAAACCACTACCCCACCTGAACCTACAACCACAGCTACACAACCCACTACAATGATAACTACACCTGAACCTACAACAACTATACTGACTACTACACCTGAATATACAACCACACCTACACAACCCACTACCACACCTGAACCTACAACCACAGCTACACCATCAACTACAATGATATCTACACCTGAACCTACAACAACTATACTGACTACTACACCTGAACCTACAACCACAGCTACACAACCCACTACAATGATAACTACACCTGAACCTACAACAACTATACTGACTACTACACCTGAATATACAACCACAGCTACACAACCCACTACCACACCTGAACCTACAACCACAGCTACACCATCAACTACAATGATATCTACACCTGAACCTACAACAACTATACTGACTACTACACCTGAACCTACAACCACACCTACACAACCCACTACCACACCTGAACCTACAACCACAGCTACACAATCAACTACAATAATATCTACACCTGAACCTACAACAACTATACTGACTACTACACCTGAACCTACAACCACACCTATACAACCCACTACCACACCTGAACCTACAACCACAGCTACACAATCAACTACAATGAGAACTACACCTGAACCTACAACAACTATACTGACTACTACACCTGAACCTACAACCACAGCTACACAACCCACTACAATGAGATCTACACCTGAACCTACAACAACTATACTGACTACTACACCTGAACCTACAACCACACCTACACAACCCACTACCACACCTGAACCTACAACCACAGCTACACAATCAACTACAATGATAACTACACCTGAACCTACAACAACTATACTGACTACTACACCTGAACCTACAACCACACCTACACAACCCACTACCACACCTGAACCTACAACCACAGCTACACCATCAACTACAATGATATCTACACCTGAACCTACAACAACTATACTGACTACTACACCTGAACCTACAACCACAGCTACACAACCCACTACAATGATAACTACACCTGAACCTACAACAACTATACTGACTACTACACCTGAACCTACAACCACAGCTACACAACCCACTACCACACCTGAACCTACAACCACAGCTACACCATCAACTACAATGAGATCTACACCTGAACCTACAACAACTATACTGACTACTACACCTGAACCTACAACCACAGCTACACAACCCACTACCACACCTGAACCTACAACCACAGCTACACAATCAACTACAATGATATCTACACCTGAACCTACAACCACAGCTACACCATCAACTACAATGAGATCTACACCTGAACCTACAACAACTATACTGACTACTACACCTGAACCTACAACCACAGCTACACAACCCACTACTACACCTGAACCTACAACCACAGCTACACAACCCACTACCACACCTGAACCTACAACCACAGCTACACCATCAACTACAATGAGATCTACACCTGAACCTACAACAACTATACTGACTACTACACCTGAACCTACAACCACAGCTACACAATCAACTACAATGAGATCTACACCTGAACCTACAACAACTATACTGACTACTACACCTGAATATACAACCACACCTAAACAACCCACTACCACACCTGAACCTACAACCACAGCTACACAATCAACTACAATGAGATCTACACCTGAACCTACAACTATACTGACTACTACACCTGCATCTACAACCACACCTACACAACCCACTAATACACCTGAATATACAACCACACCTACACAACCCACTACTACACCTGAATCTACAACCACACCTACACAACCCACTACTACACCTGCATCTACAACCGCACCTACACAACCCACTGCTACACCTGAATCTACAACCACACCTACACAACCCACTACTACACCTGAATATACAACCACGCCTACACAACCCACTACTACACCTGAATATACAACCACGCCTACAGAACCCACTACTACACCTGAATATACAACCACACCTACTCAACCCACAACCACACCTACACAACCCACTAGTACACCTGAATCTACAACCACACCTACACAACCCACAACAACAAGAACCACACCTGAATATACAACCACACTATTCCCAACGATAGTTACAGGACCTACAAATACTCAACATAGTTCACCAGTTGTGTACGTGTTGAGTACTACAGCCGGACAAAACACTACAGCAGAAGCAACTACAGCATACACTGAAACTACAACTAAATTAACATCTACACAACCCACAACTACCTTCTCATATTCTACCACCAAATATGTTGAACCAACATCTACAACCGAACCAACATCTGAAGGACCACCGACTGAAGCTACAACCCTGTACACAAGTCAACTAACAACCTCCTCTACACGATCTCCCACTACCTCTGAATCAACAACATCCACGCGTCCAACAACGATGTCAACAACAATATCTACAGAGTCTACAACACGTACAA TTTGTGAGTGTAGAGACCTGAAGAGAAACCAGATATGGGCGTGTGGAGAGAAGTGGACAGAAGACTGCTTCAATAAGACTTGTAAGGATGGGAAGATAGAGATGACTTCAGTCACCTGTCCGAATCCAGTTCGCCCCACCATGTGCCCCAGGGGACAGATGGTCAGAGTCTCAGATGGATGCTGTGACTACTGGAAGTGTGATT GTCGCTGTGACGTCTATGGCGACCCTCACTACATCTCCTTCCAGGGTGTGACCTTTGACTTCCTGGATAATTGTACCTACATCCTGGTCAAGGAGAGAACGCTGCGTCACCATCTGACTGTTGCCGTGGACAACTACTTCTGTATTCCCGAGTTGGACGGCTCCTGTGCCAAAGGCATCATCCTGCAGTACCAGAACAACACGGCCACTGTCAGCATCGTACCGGATGAGTACAGGGTGAAG TCTACTCTGAACCAGAAGAATGTCGAGCCTCCCTATGAGGAGAATGGTATCAGGTTTGAGACGACAGGCTATATGGTGTCTGTATACATCCCTGAGATACGCTCACATATCTCTCTCACACCATCCAACACTCTGACTGTCACCTTGGCCATGGAGCATTTCCTGAATAACACCCAAGGACAATGCG GTGTGTGCGGTGGGAGCTCTTGTGTGCGTAGAAGTGGGGAGACTGAAGCTGACAGCTGCTGTGATAAGACCGCCTATGACTGGATCTATGAGGACCCTCTGAAGCCTGAGTGTAGCGCAGCTCCCAGGGACGTCCCATGCCATCCTCCAggccctcctccacccccctgTCCTGGAAGCCCCCTCTGTGACCTTCTCCATCACCC AGTTTTTGCAAATTGCAGTAGGCGGGTGGATCTGAGCCAGCTTGAGAGGAACTGTAGGTTTGATTCGTGTGGGAGGAACGACATGGCTTGTTCTCCTCTGGAGCAGGCTGTTGAGGAGTGTAAGAAAGCAGGCATCTGTGTGAACTGGAGACAACTCACCAATGGGACCTGTG CTATTGGGTGCCCAACAGGGATGGTGTACAGAGAGTGCCAAGGTCAATTGGATGACTACTGTCACGGAGG AGTCCGTGTTCAAGGGAGAGTACTGGAGGAAGTTAAGGCTGGATGTTTCTGTCTCAGAGGACAGTTCAGAGCTGAGGAGCACAAGAAGATCTGCGTGTCGGACTGTCCCT ACTGCAAGGGTCCACTGGGAGAGTACAAGCAG CTTGGGGAGACATGGCAGTCCAACTGTCAGGTGTGTACGTGTAACAACCGAACCAAGACAGAGGAGTGTCAACCTAACCTCCCCTCCCCCGCACCTTTCTGCAGTCAGAACTCAGTCCTGGTCACCGGCTGCTGTGGCGAACAGACCTGTG TCGAGAAGACATGTAACTATAATGGAAGGACCTACAAA GtgggagacagatggacagaccttGCCCTGCCCTGTGAGTCCTATAGCTGTACCAGAGAAGGCACTCAGACAGTGAAAAGGGTGTGTCCCCATCAGAACTGCTCAGAG GAGGACAGAGTATGGGACGAACAACATTGCTGCTACACAT GTAACCAGACCTGTGCTACCAGGGTTTCTAGTGTGAACATCACTGTAGACAACTGCACAGCAACACTACAGCTGCCCACGTGTCAAGGCCAGTGTGGGACAGAGACAAG ATGGGTTGTTGCTCGCAGTATTCTCCAACTGGAACAGAAGTGGGAGTGTTGCAGAGTGAGGAGTCACGAGAGGAAGTCAGTGAATCTGACCTGTACTGGGGGCTCCGTTATGCCACACCTGTATGCACATGTTACCAGCTGCGAGTGCCATAACTGCAGTATATTGCAGTAA